DNA from Candidatus Bathyarchaeota archaeon:
TCACCTGAACGCTCCATTTCAACAGCCTCAGCGAAGAATTCTGCGAAGGCGGATTGTCTGAGTCTCCTCGACCTCTCAGAGAGATGCTTATTCACATCAACCATGCCGGTTGGAATCCCCCTCTAAATCGAAGATCTTCATGGCATTCAGACTGATTGCTCTGGTTCATTCAATTGGGGAAACTATATAAGGAGTGTTGTAATTCAGTCTGGTCTTAAAGGTGTTTGGTTATGCCAAAGGTTACAGTTGACTTCTCCAAATGTAACGGCGATGGGACATGTGTAAGTGTTTGTCCAGTCGGTGTCTTTGAGATTCAGAATAAGCCCGACTTCAACAATGAGCCCAAAGCCGTTCCGGTAAACAGTGATGCCTGCATAGTCTGCCGTTCATGTGAAACTCAGTGTCCAACACAGGCTATTGTTGTGGAGGAATAGAGGGGCCTAGGCTCTGCATGGCATCACCACATTTTTTTATCAAGTAAACTATTCGACTTATAGCATCAATCTCATCTTTCGTGAATTCTCTTAAGTTTCTGTCAAGTGGAGGTAGAGCTCTCAGATATTTATAGATAAGGTCGAGGTTTCTATTAAGATCTTGATCGAAAGTCACTTTCAGGTGCTCCATTCTACCACGAAGTATCTCAGCAGCATCTTTATAGCCTAGAGAGTCAAACACAGCCATTTTCAGAATGTTTCTCTGCAAGATCCATGAAAGGAGATTGTCGTCGACCTCTTCATGAACATGCTCAGGGTGATGATCACTATTAATGAGTTTCAACCTCATCGATGAGAAGCTCTCTGGAAATCTATCCTCCAATATTATGTCCGCGTAATAGTCTTCATGTAAGGTTTTCAGAACTTGACTTGTCATACTAATATTCAAGTTCGGCTCAGCCTCGAATACGGGAAGGCCCATAAGGTACAGTTTAAGGTGGCACAACTCATGTTTGAGGGCATCTACGCTTAAGCTTCCCCTATACTCTATAATATACTCGAGTCTGGAGTTCTCACTCTGCCTGAAATATATAATATTCGAATGTAAGGGGGTTCTCTTACTCCTGATGAGTTTGACCTCTATTGTCTTAGGGATCCCTAGGATCTCAATCGTACTCTTCAGGTCTCCTGGAAACTTCATATAGCCACCCCTTCTGGGGATGTTGAGGTAAATTCTTACTGAGTATGAAATTCGACTATGTCGCCGTCCTGAAGGATATGGGTGGGCCCCACTCTCTCCCCTGGATATTTACAGCTAGAACCCCATACCTTCACATACTTTAGGTTTCGCTGAAGGTCGGTATGAATCTGGCCTGCTACTTCAGAGGCCACTGTCCCCTTCCTAACGACTATAGGCTCAGTTGAAGGCTCCTTCTCATTAGGATCTTTCGTGTAGACTCTCATCAATTCTAAGGCTTGAAATATTGACGAGCCAATCTCGTCGAGTCCAGTTCCTGTTTTGCATGAGACTGGAGCTATCGGAACGTCTCTAGGAACGGAGCTTCTCAATTTTACCAGGTTCTCAACAGCATTTGGCGAATCCATCTTGTTAGCGATCACAATTGAAGGTTTATATGTCGTTGTACTCTCGAGGATTGCCTCTTCCACATCATCTATCTCAACATCTCCCCAGATTCTGACCGCAACTCCTGTCAACCCATAGCTTCTAACAAGCCCCTCCACATCTCTCAGGCTGCATCCTCTAAGGTTACCTGATATGTGAACCTGTACCCCACCTATTCCTTTTCTTCTTATTATCTCAACCCTGCTCTTTCTCCTCTCAAGGGATATTCCGAATCTCTCCAGCTCACCTTTTATCAGGGTAAAGTCTCTACAGGGATCTCTGGACATGTCTAAAATTATGGCTAGACCATCAGTCTGCTTGGCAAGGTTTAGTGTCTGGGAGTTCCATCCCGAACCTTCGGTTAGATTCGGGTTTATGGCAGGCGCCTCGACGAGTTGGAATTGAATATCCATGAAACTTAGCATTCCGGGTGTTGGCTTCTGTGTGGTGTATGGATAGTCGGCTACTGTCGGTCTTGCCGAAGTCAAGGATGACAGTAAACTACTCTTGCCAGAGTTTGTAAGGCCGAGTAGCACAATCTGTACGGCTCCCTCTCTACCTGGTAGGTTGGACCTAACTCCTCCTGAGGGTCTCCTCCTCTCCTTGACCTCTAGGCGTAATGTAGCTATCTTCCTCTTTACTTGGGCTCTTAACCGTTCGTTTCCTTTATGTTTGGGGACTGCTGAGAGAAATTCTTCGAGGGCCTTTATCTTCTCCTCAGGATCTCTGGTTGCACTTGCCTTCATCCAAAGAGACTTTGCTTCAGCTGTAAGGTTCGCAGGCATCGACCTCAACCTTCAACTGAAAGATTCCGAAGGCCTACGAGGATTTTTGCCTTCTCTACCGTTTATGTCTGCTCCTCCCTCTTAGGTTTTACACCCACCCTCGCCGGTATCTACGAGCCTCTGAACGTCTGGGAGAATAGATATATGTGGAGAAGGCAGTCTAGATCTTCTTCTTGAAAATTGGGTAATAGACAGTAAACATTTCACTAAATTTTTTCAAGATTATATATTTGCGTGAAATCTCTTTTTCAGGTTCGGCTGCCTACGGTCGTGCATGGCGAAAAGGTTCAGGTTTAGTCGGATCATACAAAGACTGTTGATGGTGGTTTTCACACATCATTTTTATGCGTTTCCGATGGATGTATCAAATGTATGGTTCAATTGATGGGAAATTTTGAGCATGTTAGTCAAAAATTTTTCTACAAACTCATATGAGGATCGTCACCCAATATTTCAGAGGATAAATATCCTTAACGAAGTCTGAGTTTGCCCATCTCCATTATTCTCACACCATCAGCCTCAACTGTGGGTCTTTTGATTATGAAGTCTTGATGATGATCAGCCTTGACCTTACCGCCGATGTGTGAGTTGTCACCTAAAGCTATGTGGACGGTCCCCCTTATCTTCTCAGCCTCAAGAATATTGCCTATTCTTTTCGCCTTAGGATTTGTTCCGATACCGAACTCGGCAAGGTTTCTTCTTGCCAGGCTCATACTGTCAACTTCATTCAGCCTAAGGAATTTTCGCATCGAGTCTCCGACATCCCCTCCACCCTCAACCTTGACAACTAGTCCGTCACGGAAATGGATAGCCATATCCTCAATCAATCTTGGATGCCACCCCCTCTCAATGATGACTATACCTTCACCGGTACCCTCGACAGGAGCTATGTAGGCTTCTCCAGCTGGAAGGTTACCCCAAGATCCAGGATCAGTATATATTCCTGTGTCGCATTTACCCTCCCTCCCATCGACGCTCATGGTTAGGTCTGTCCCAGCCTCGCTTGTCAACCTTAACTTAGAAGTTTCCGATAAGAGATTGGCGACTCTGACGGTTTCAGAGGCAACTTTCTTATAGTCTATGTCGATCGGGCCGTCAGGATAGAGCATCTCAGGCAATAGGCCAGGCATACTGGCTACCCTAACACCTCTACTGGTTGCTGAGGCCCTCGCCTCTGTATGGGTTATGGAGTATGTCGTCACAGCGAGTAAGATGTCTGTGTGAAGAATCCTCTCTGAAACGTCGAGGCCAGGCTCAGCAGAGTCTCTTCCAACTGAGGGGTAGGCGTACAGCTCAAGATTTACCTTCGAAATACTTCTCGCAGCAACCTCTACAATCCCCTTAGCAAGAAGGTTTCTCAGAGTCATTTCGCTCAGTCTCTCAAGATTCTGTGCAGCCCAATCCTGGGCTGTTGGGATGTCCGTTATAACGAGCACATACTCACCTTCACGTAAACCCATACTCTCAAGAAGTAACTTCTTAACTCCGAACTCTATCTTTGAAATTGAGATCATGGACTTTACTTGGAAGTTGTGGGTGTGTTAAAGGTTCCGATGATTCCCCCTAAAGCAGATAGAGAAGGTGTACCATGAGGAAATGACTTTTCAGAAAACTTTAATTTCAGACGCATTTGAATCTAGGCAAGTACTATGACCAAGTTGTAGGAAGATCGGTGGTTGCGATTGTTCAAGGAGGGTAAGATACAGAGGGTTGCAGGGCCTGTCGTGATCGGAAAGAACATGTCTGGGGCTCTGATGTATGAGCTTGTCAAGGTCGGTGAGGCTGAGCTCATCGGAGAAATAATTAGGGTTGAGGGGGAGACTGCAACTATCCAAGTATATGAGGAGACCACAGGGATAAGGCCTGGGGAGAAGATTCTAAGGACTGGTAAACCTCTCTCTGTCGAGTTAGGCCCAGGCATACTGGGACAGATATATGATGGGATACAGAGACCCCTACCGAAGATCATGGATCTTACAGGTGACTTCATTGAGAGGGGGGTCACAGTGCCATCCCTTGACCGGAATAGAGAATGGAGATTCATTCCAGTCCAGAGGGATGGTTCTAATGTTCAGTCTGGAGATGTCTTGGGAACTGTTGAAGAGACAAGTCTGATAAAACATAAGATTCTGGTTCCGCCAAATATTTCAGGAACTGTTGAAAACATGGTCTCTGAAGGCGATTATAAGGTTGAGGACCAAATATGTATAATATCTGGTCCAGCAGGGAAGGTTCCAGCCAGACTCATGCATACCTGGCCTGTAAGGTCTCCTAGACCTTTCAAGAGGAAGGTTCCATCAGACACACCTCTGGTGACAGGCCAGAGGATAATAGATTTCCTCTTTCCAATAGCGAAGGGTGGAACAGCAGCTATCCCAGGTGGTTTCGGAACTGGAAAGACTGTGATGCAGCAGCAACTTGCGCAGTGGGCTGACGCTGACATAATAGTCTATGTCGGTTGCGGTGAGAGGGGGAATGAGATGGCTGAGGTTCTTGAGAGGTTCCCTAAACTTAAAGATCCTAGATCGGGGAAGCCTCTGATGGATCGAACTGTTCTCTTCGCAAATACCTCAAACATGCCCATTGCAGCTAGGGAGGCTAGTGTATATACTGGCATAACGGTAAGCGAATATTTCAGGGATATGGGCTACGATGTTGCCTTGATGGCTGACTCAACATCTAGATGGGCTGAGGCTTTGAGGGAGATATCTGGCCGTCTGGAGGAGATGCCTGGTGAGGAGGGTTACCCAGCATACTTGGCATCAAGGCTCGCAGAGTTCTATGAGAGGTCGGGGAGGGTTGAGGTATCAGGAACCAGAACAGACCTAGGATCTGTATCGGTCGTGGGCGCAGTCTCACCTCCAGGAGCAGACTTCTCTGAGCCTGTGACCCAGAACACACTCAGAATAGTAAAGGTTTTCTGGGCTTTGGATAAGGCTCTGGCTGAGAGGAGACACTTCCCAGCGATAAGCTGGTTGACGAGCTACTCTCTATACTTTGACAGTTTAGAGGAATGGTATAGGAGGGAGTTCGGGGAGGAATGGGTTGAATACCGTCGGGAAGCGATGCAGATACTCCAGAGAGATGAAGAGTTGAGGGAGATAGTGATGCTCGTCGGTCCGGACGCCCTCTCTGAAGCTCAGAGGGTAACTTTGGAGGTTGCTAGAATGTTGAAGGAAGACTTTCTAATGCAGAATGCAAGTCACCCAATAGACAGCTACTGTCCAGTAAATAAGACCTTCCACATGATCAAGATCATAATGAGTTTCTACCATAGAACAGTTAAGGCTGTTGAAGCAGGCATATCTCTACAGAGGATTCTTGAGCTTCCAGTGAAGGAGGAAATTTCCAGAATGAAGATAAAGCCCCCTGAAGAATTCGACACCTATGCAGATGAGCTGCTGAGAAGGATCGATGAAGAGTTTAACCAGTTAACTCCCCACATCCTTGCAAGGGCTAGGTGAAAGGCTATGTCGATGATGAGGAGTATTGAGAGGGAGTACTGTACAGTCAGCAGAATATCTGGTCCGCTGCTGTTCGTGAGGGCGGTGAGTGGGGTTGGGTATGGAGAGATAGTTAGGATAACGACCCCAAGCGGTGAGGAGAGGAGAGGCCAGGTCCTCGAAGTCGGTGAAGATATGGCGGTGGTTCAAGTATTTGAGGGGACATCAGGTCTAGATGTCCCATCGACGAGAGTATCATTCAGCGGAGAGACGATTAAGCTCCCCGTATCCTCAGATATGTTGGGTAGGATCTTCGACGGAAGCGGGAAACCCATAGACGGTGGGCCGAAAATTATTCCAGAGGATTACCTTGACGTTCACGGATCCCCGATCAACCCTTATTCAAGGGAGTATCCGAGAGACTTTATTCAGACAGGAATCTCTACAATAGACGGAATGAATACCCTGGTCAGGGGGCAGAAGCTGCCGCTATTCTCAGGTTCAGGCCTACCACACAACACAATAGTGGCACAGATTGCGAGGCAGGCTAAGGTCAGGGGGACCGAGGAGCCTTTCACAACAGTTTTCGCCGCCATGGGTATAACAGCGGATGAGGCTAGATTCTTCATGGAAGATTTCGAGAGGCAAGGGGCATTCGAACATGTGACCCTATTCATAAATTTGGCTGACGACCCGGCGATAGAGAGGATTCTAACCCCTAGGATAGCCCTGACAGCAGCTGAGTTCTTCGCCCATAGGTTAGGCATGCATGTACTAGTTATTCTGACGGATATGACAAACTACTGTGAGGCTCTGAGGGAGATATCTGCAGCTAGGGAGGAGGTTCCTGGAAGGAGAGGGTACCCAGGCTACATGTATACAGACCTGGCTACAATATATGAGAGGGCTGGTCGAACACATGGAAGTAAAGGTTCCGTCACCCAGATGCCTATCCTGACTATGCCTCATGACGATATGACCCATCCCATACCTGACCTTACCGGCTACATAACCGAGGGGCAGATAATAGTGGATAGGGGCCTATACCGTAAAGGCGTATACCCACCGATAGATGTCTCACCATCCCTGTCGAGGCTGATGAAGGAGGGCATAGGTAAGGGTAGGACCAGGGAAGACCACAGGGAGGTTTCAGACCAGCTGTATTATGCTTACGCTGAGGGTAGGGGGTTCAGGGATCTAGTAGCTGTGGTTGGTGAGGAAGCCCTATCCGCTAGGGACAAGCTCTATCTGAAGTTTGCAGACGAATTCGAGAGGAGATTCGTCAATCAGGGTGTCTATGAGGATAGGGATATTGATGAGACCCTTGATCTGGGATGGGAACTATTGACGATGCTTCCTGAAGGTGAGTTGAAGAGGATAGACCCCCAGACCATAAAGACGTACCATCCAAAATATAGAAGGCCAAGCTGAGTAAGGGTTCCTCGAATGCCAGAGCAGTTGATGGATGTCCATCCGACGAGGATGGAGCTTCTTGCCCTCCGCAAGAGGATGGAGATAGCGGAGAGGGGGAGGGACCTTCTCAGAGAGAAGCTTGACGCAATGATGATTGAATTTTTCGAGTTTGTAAGGGAGATCTCGAACCTTAGGGCTAAGGCTCAGAAGGTCCTCGGCGAGGCATACTCAGCATTCAGTGAAGCTCAGATGATCCTTGGATTCACAAAGCTGAGGGAGATATCATATGGAGTAGGGGATAGGTTTGACGTAATAGCGAAGACAAGGAACGTCATAGGTGTCTCCATACCAAGCTTGCAGGTTGAGATGAAGCCCCTGAATACCCTTCCATATGGGATGTTGGATACGACAGCGAGACTCGACGAGGCCTCCCTAGCCATGGCTGAGGCTATAAGAATCTTGGTTGAACTCTCAGCTGTCGAGGCTGCTGTCATCAAGTTGGCTGAGGCAATAGCCTCTGTCAAGAGGAGGGTCAACAGTCTAGAATATGTGATAATTCCAAGAATGATAAATACCATACGGTACATCAGGATGCATCTTGAGGAGAGGGAGAGGGAGGACTTCTTCAGGTTGAAGATGATCAAGGGGAGGTTGAGGGGGCCCTCCTCTTGATTGATAGGATAGCTTCAGCAAGGTCCCCCCCAGAATCTTCCAAGGCCCTCCTAGCCTCATCCAGAGAGACGTTGGTCTGTCGAGCAACCAACTCAACGTCACCCTCAGGTATTCCAGGCTTAGCCTCTAACCTGATATTCTCCTCCCTCAAGTTTCCACCAGCCACCTGAAATATTCTTTGACCCTGAACCACAATAGACATAACCGTAGGCTCCTCAATGATTATCCTCTTATCACCTGTTGTGATAGTGACATCCCTCACACCATCCAAGGGTTTGGTCTCCATACCCATCCTCTGCATCATTCTCAGAGCCTCTCTGCTTGGGATTCCCCTCATCGACCTCAAGACCCTGTGCGCCAAACCGAACACCTCAAACTGAAAATACTCTTACTTGTAGGCCTGATAATCTTTATGTTTAATAAAATTCAGGGTTGAGACGAAGATCTCCCCATCTCACATACACCCTTCCTAACCTTCACAGCCAAGCCTAGTCTAAATGAAGTCATCTCAACACCGCTCAGAACAGCCTTACCAACAGCTAGCAACCTACCGTACCTGTCAACTATGAGAACCTCGCTTCTAGGCCTTATCGCTGGATCAGCCTCCAAAACATGCTTGGCGAAGAGGCTCCTACCCTCCTTGATGAACTCTTCAAAGCCCTCCTTAACCTTCACCGTCAAAGGAGTTTCAGAACCCATTCTATCAACAAGCCTCTTGGCCCCATCGATCGTTAAGCTCAGGAGCCCATCGCTGCTTCTGAGGGTTGCCAGAACCTTACCCCTGTAAATGATGAGTCTAACCCTACCAGTCCGTTGGGAGCGTGTAACCTTCACACCCTTAGGGAAGAGGACCCTGCCTGTCTGGCCTCCGAACTGGTAGTTGGCGACACCCCTTATCCTCCTCAGCTCCCATAGAGTAGGCTTGTCCATTGTCCCTCGCAAAACTAATAGCCTTGCACCGAATTTAAGTTTCCACAGTTCCTTGAAGGATGTGTTTAAATTTGAACTGTGAAGTGTGCGGCTCAGTCATACATGGA
Protein-coding regions in this window:
- a CDS encoding aminopeptidase, with the translated sequence MISISKIEFGVKKLLLESMGLREGEYVLVITDIPTAQDWAAQNLERLSEMTLRNLLAKGIVEVAARSISKVNLELYAYPSVGRDSAEPGLDVSERILHTDILLAVTTYSITHTEARASATSRGVRVASMPGLLPEMLYPDGPIDIDYKKVASETVRVANLLSETSKLRLTSEAGTDLTMSVDGREGKCDTGIYTDPGSWGNLPAGEAYIAPVEGTGEGIVIIERGWHPRLIEDMAIHFRDGLVVKVEGGGDVGDSMRKFLRLNEVDSMSLARRNLAEFGIGTNPKAKRIGNILEAEKIRGTVHIALGDNSHIGGKVKADHHQDFIIKRPTVEADGVRIMEMGKLRLR
- a CDS encoding pseudouridine synthase, with the protein product MRGTMDKPTLWELRRIRGVANYQFGGQTGRVLFPKGVKVTRSQRTGRVRLIIYRGKVLATLRSSDGLLSLTIDGAKRLVDRMGSETPLTVKVKEGFEEFIKEGRSLFAKHVLEADPAIRPRSEVLIVDRYGRLLAVGKAVLSGVEMTSFRLGLAVKVRKGVCEMGRSSSQP
- a CDS encoding ferredoxin family protein; its protein translation is MPKVTVDFSKCNGDGTCVSVCPVGVFEIQNKPDFNNEPKAVPVNSDACIVCRSCETQCPTQAIVVEE
- a CDS encoding V-type ATP synthase subunit B, with translation MRSIEREYCTVSRISGPLLFVRAVSGVGYGEIVRITTPSGEERRGQVLEVGEDMAVVQVFEGTSGLDVPSTRVSFSGETIKLPVSSDMLGRIFDGSGKPIDGGPKIIPEDYLDVHGSPINPYSREYPRDFIQTGISTIDGMNTLVRGQKLPLFSGSGLPHNTIVAQIARQAKVRGTEEPFTTVFAAMGITADEARFFMEDFERQGAFEHVTLFINLADDPAIERILTPRIALTAAEFFAHRLGMHVLVILTDMTNYCEALREISAAREEVPGRRGYPGYMYTDLATIYERAGRTHGSKGSVTQMPILTMPHDDMTHPIPDLTGYITEGQIIVDRGLYRKGVYPPIDVSPSLSRLMKEGIGKGRTREDHREVSDQLYYAYAEGRGFRDLVAVVGEEALSARDKLYLKFADEFERRFVNQGVYEDRDIDETLDLGWELLTMLPEGELKRIDPQTIKTYHPKYRRPS
- a CDS encoding V-type ATP synthase subunit A, with protein sequence MFKEGKIQRVAGPVVIGKNMSGALMYELVKVGEAELIGEIIRVEGETATIQVYEETTGIRPGEKILRTGKPLSVELGPGILGQIYDGIQRPLPKIMDLTGDFIERGVTVPSLDRNREWRFIPVQRDGSNVQSGDVLGTVEETSLIKHKILVPPNISGTVENMVSEGDYKVEDQICIISGPAGKVPARLMHTWPVRSPRPFKRKVPSDTPLVTGQRIIDFLFPIAKGGTAAIPGGFGTGKTVMQQQLAQWADADIIVYVGCGERGNEMAEVLERFPKLKDPRSGKPLMDRTVLFANTSNMPIAAREASVYTGITVSEYFRDMGYDVALMADSTSRWAEALREISGRLEEMPGEEGYPAYLASRLAEFYERSGRVEVSGTRTDLGSVSVVGAVSPPGADFSEPVTQNTLRIVKVFWALDKALAERRHFPAISWLTSYSLYFDSLEEWYRREFGEEWVEYRREAMQILQRDEELREIVMLVGPDALSEAQRVTLEVARMLKEDFLMQNASHPIDSYCPVNKTFHMIKIIMSFYHRTVKAVEAGISLQRILELPVKEEISRMKIKPPEEFDTYADELLRRIDEEFNQLTPHILARAR
- a CDS encoding V-type ATP synthase subunit D encodes the protein MPEQLMDVHPTRMELLALRKRMEIAERGRDLLREKLDAMMIEFFEFVREISNLRAKAQKVLGEAYSAFSEAQMILGFTKLREISYGVGDRFDVIAKTRNVIGVSIPSLQVEMKPLNTLPYGMLDTTARLDEASLAMAEAIRILVELSAVEAAVIKLAEAIASVKRRVNSLEYVIIPRMINTIRYIRMHLEEREREDFFRLKMIKGRLRGPSS
- a CDS encoding TGS domain-containing protein, translating into MPANLTAEAKSLWMKASATRDPEEKIKALEEFLSAVPKHKGNERLRAQVKRKIATLRLEVKERRRPSGGVRSNLPGREGAVQIVLLGLTNSGKSSLLSSLTSARPTVADYPYTTQKPTPGMLSFMDIQFQLVEAPAINPNLTEGSGWNSQTLNLAKQTDGLAIILDMSRDPCRDFTLIKGELERFGISLERRKSRVEIIRRKGIGGVQVHISGNLRGCSLRDVEGLVRSYGLTGVAVRIWGDVEIDDVEEAILESTTTYKPSIVIANKMDSPNAVENLVKLRSSVPRDVPIAPVSCKTGTGLDEIGSSIFQALELMRVYTKDPNEKEPSTEPIVVRKGTVASEVAGQIHTDLQRNLKYVKVWGSSCKYPGERVGPTHILQDGDIVEFHTQ
- a CDS encoding nascent polypeptide-associated complex protein, whose product is MAHRVLRSMRGIPSREALRMMQRMGMETKPLDGVRDVTITTGDKRIIIEEPTVMSIVVQGQRIFQVAGGNLREENIRLEAKPGIPEGDVELVARQTNVSLDEARRALEDSGGDLAEAILSIKRRAPSTSP